Proteins from one Hoplias malabaricus isolate fHopMal1 chromosome 2, fHopMal1.hap1, whole genome shotgun sequence genomic window:
- the LOC136686250 gene encoding C-type lectin domain family 4 member M-like isoform X1: MEINENEEATSSTAYNRLDSDNNLKNKWTTVYQQVKNLGTDIVRSRSYRLATLCLGLLCFLLLIVIIVLCTQSKHLSAQRDQLQMKNDNLTAEKDGLQTSFNKIATEKDMLQTKNNKLTAEKTQLQTSNDNMLTAKLQLQKSCNKLTAEKTQLQTNYSKLSKDKDQLQIRYSDLTKERDQLQISFGNVTKEMDELKKDKDRLTTENNDLKSDLIDLTLKKDHLKDNYTTLTIERDMLQTRLRNLTAEKDQLETIHTKLTTELNQLDSKYNSLTIERDQLKKEINESQKKLTDIEAYLKKGWLYFDSTLYFISNVKKTWLDSKKACTDQGANLAIINSKEEEDFLIKSLKGGRGWIGLIDKVTEGVWKWVDGSPLTTSYWCSGEPNDAGNEDCAEVLGIPGKNCWNDLPCSQTGGWICEKNLS, encoded by the exons GGACTGACattgtgaggagcagaagctacAGACTGGCTACACTGTGTCTCGGGCTACTGTGTTTTCTTCTGCTAATTGTCATCATAGTGCTCTGTACACAGTCTAAACATCTGTCTGCTCAGAGAGACCAGCTACAGATGAAGAATGACAACCTAACTGCAGAAAAAGATGGATTACAGACAAGTTTCAATAAAATTGCTACAGAAAAAGACATGTTacagacaaaaaacaacaaactcaCTGCAGAGAAAACCCAGTTACAGACCAGTAATGATAACATGTTGACAGCAAAATTGCAGTTACAGAAGAGTTGCAACAAACTCACTGCAGAGAAAACTCAATTACAGACCAATTACAGTAAACTAAGTAAAGATAAAGACCAGTTACAGATCCGCTATAGTGATCTTACTAAAGAAAGAGATCAGCTACAAATCAGCTTTGGGAATGTAACCAAGGAGATGGATGAGttaaagaaagacaaagacagGCTGACTACAGAGAATAATGACTTAAAGTCTGACTTAATCGACCTGACTTTAAAGAAAGATCATCTGAAGGATAATTACACCACCCTGACAATAGAGAGAGACATGTTACAGACAAGACTCAGGAACCTGACTGCAGAGAAAGACCAGTTAGAGACTATCCACACCAAACTGACTACAGAGTTAAACCAGTTAGACAGCAAGTACAACAGCCTGACAATAGAGCGAGACCAGCTGAAGAAGGAGATAAATGAGTCTCAGAAAAAGTTGACTGATATAG AAGCATATCTCAAGAAGGGTTGGCTATACTTTGACTCCACACTTTatttcatctcaaatgtaaagaAGACATGGCTTGACAGCAAAAAAGCTTGCACTGATCAAGGAGCAAACCTGGCGATCATAAACAGCAAAGAAGAAGAG GACTTTTTGATTAAATCATTGAAGGGAGGTAGAGGTTGGATCGGTCTCATTGACAAAGTAACAGAGGGTGTGTGGAAATGGGTGGACGGCTCACCACTAACCACTTC TTACTGGTGTAGTGGGGAACCCAATGACGCTGGTAATGAAGACTGTGCTGAGGTTCTTGGTATTCCAGGGAAAAATTGCTGGAATGACTTGCCATGTTCTCAAACAGGAGGCTGGATTTGTGAGAAAAATCTCAGTTAA
- the LOC136686250 gene encoding C-type lectin domain family 4 member M-like isoform X2 encodes MNDDIYTYTSRTDIVRSRSYRLATLCLGLLCFLLLIVIIVLCTQSKHLSAQRDQLQMKNDNLTAEKDGLQTSFNKIATEKDMLQTKNNKLTAEKTQLQTSNDNMLTAKLQLQKSCNKLTAEKTQLQTNYSKLSKDKDQLQIRYSDLTKERDQLQISFGNVTKEMDELKKDKDRLTTENNDLKSDLIDLTLKKDHLKDNYTTLTIERDMLQTRLRNLTAEKDQLETIHTKLTTELNQLDSKYNSLTIERDQLKKEINESQKKLTDIEAYLKKGWLYFDSTLYFISNVKKTWLDSKKACTDQGANLAIINSKEEEDFLIKSLKGGRGWIGLIDKVTEGVWKWVDGSPLTTSYWCSGEPNDAGNEDCAEVLGIPGKNCWNDLPCSQTGGWICEKNLS; translated from the exons GGACTGACattgtgaggagcagaagctacAGACTGGCTACACTGTGTCTCGGGCTACTGTGTTTTCTTCTGCTAATTGTCATCATAGTGCTCTGTACACAGTCTAAACATCTGTCTGCTCAGAGAGACCAGCTACAGATGAAGAATGACAACCTAACTGCAGAAAAAGATGGATTACAGACAAGTTTCAATAAAATTGCTACAGAAAAAGACATGTTacagacaaaaaacaacaaactcaCTGCAGAGAAAACCCAGTTACAGACCAGTAATGATAACATGTTGACAGCAAAATTGCAGTTACAGAAGAGTTGCAACAAACTCACTGCAGAGAAAACTCAATTACAGACCAATTACAGTAAACTAAGTAAAGATAAAGACCAGTTACAGATCCGCTATAGTGATCTTACTAAAGAAAGAGATCAGCTACAAATCAGCTTTGGGAATGTAACCAAGGAGATGGATGAGttaaagaaagacaaagacagGCTGACTACAGAGAATAATGACTTAAAGTCTGACTTAATCGACCTGACTTTAAAGAAAGATCATCTGAAGGATAATTACACCACCCTGACAATAGAGAGAGACATGTTACAGACAAGACTCAGGAACCTGACTGCAGAGAAAGACCAGTTAGAGACTATCCACACCAAACTGACTACAGAGTTAAACCAGTTAGACAGCAAGTACAACAGCCTGACAATAGAGCGAGACCAGCTGAAGAAGGAGATAAATGAGTCTCAGAAAAAGTTGACTGATATAG AAGCATATCTCAAGAAGGGTTGGCTATACTTTGACTCCACACTTTatttcatctcaaatgtaaagaAGACATGGCTTGACAGCAAAAAAGCTTGCACTGATCAAGGAGCAAACCTGGCGATCATAAACAGCAAAGAAGAAGAG GACTTTTTGATTAAATCATTGAAGGGAGGTAGAGGTTGGATCGGTCTCATTGACAAAGTAACAGAGGGTGTGTGGAAATGGGTGGACGGCTCACCACTAACCACTTC TTACTGGTGTAGTGGGGAACCCAATGACGCTGGTAATGAAGACTGTGCTGAGGTTCTTGGTATTCCAGGGAAAAATTGCTGGAATGACTTGCCATGTTCTCAAACAGGAGGCTGGATTTGTGAGAAAAATCTCAGTTAA